A DNA window from Camelina sativa cultivar DH55 chromosome 17, Cs, whole genome shotgun sequence contains the following coding sequences:
- the LOC104759267 gene encoding crooked neck-like protein 1: MTTSFKELSRPTRVKNKTPATVQITAEQIIREARQSQGAEIRPPKQSITDSVELSDYRLRRRKEFEDRVRGRGGSIHAWIKYARWEDSQKDYARARSVWERASDIYYREHTLWLKYAEFEMKNKAVNHARNVWDRAVKILPRVDQLWYKYIHMEEMLGNIAGARQIYERWMDWSPDQQGWFSYIKFELRYNEIDRARSLYDRLVLCHPKVSTYIRYAKFEMKGGETARARNVYERAIEEFADDEEIFVAFAEFEEGCKEVERARCIYKFALDQIPKGRAEGLYKKFVAFEKQYGDKEGIEDAIVGKTRFEYEDEVRKNPLNYDSWFDYLRLEESVGNKDRIREIYERAIANVPPAEEKRYWQRYIYLWINYALFEELETEDVERTRLVYRECLKLIPHAKVSFAKIWLLAAQFEIRQLNLTGARRILGNAIGIAPKDKIFKKYIEMEDELGNVDRCRKLYQRYLEWSPENCYAWSKFAELESSLAETERARAIFELAISQPALDMPELLWKAYIDFEISQGEVERTRALYERLLDRTKHYKVWISFAKFEAQQQEDDVTDCIRRARAVFDRANTYYKDCTPDLKEERASLLEDWVNMETSFGKLGDVDLVKPKLPRKLKKRKAITTEDGSTEYEEYFDCVFPEESQTKNLKLLEAAYKWKKQRLAAVAS; the protein is encoded by the coding sequence ATGACGACCTCTTTCAAAGAGCTTTCAAGGCCTACGCGAGTGAAGAACAAAACTCCCGCAACGGTGCAAATCACAGCCGAGCAAATCATCCGGGAGGCACGACAGAGCCAAGGGGCTGAGATCCGGCCGCCTAAGCAGAGCATTACTGACTCCGTGGAGCTTTCCGACTACAGACTCCGCCGTCGGAAGGAGTTCGAGGACCGGGTCCGCGGCAGAGGAGGTAGCATCCATGCATGGATCAAGTATGCGCGCTGGGAAGATTCACAGAAGGATTACGCACGTGCTCGGAGCGTGTGGGAACGAGCCTCGGATATCTATTACCGGGAACATACGCTCTGGCTCAAGTACGCCGAGTTCGAGATGAAGAACAAGGCGGTCAATCACGCGAGAAACGTTTGGGACCGTGCCGTTAAGATCCTCCCCCGCGTGGACCAGCTTTGGTACAAGTATATTCACATGGAAGAGATGCTTGGGAACATCGCCGGGGCTAGACAGATATACGAGCGGTGGATGGACTGGTCACCCGATCAACAAGGTTGGTTCTCGTATATTAAATTCGAACTTAGGTATAACGAAATCGACCGTGCACGATCGCTCTACGATAGACTCGTTCTTTGCCATCCGAAAGTTTCCACTTACATCCGATACGCTAAGTTCGAGATGAAAGGAGGTGAAACTGCGCGTGCAAGGAATGTGTACGAACGCGCCATCGAGGAGTTTGCAGACGATGAAGAAATCTTTGTGGCTTTTGCTGAATTCGAAGAAGGCTGCAAGGAAGTGGAACGAGCTAGGTGTATCTACAAGTTTGCTCTGGATCAAATTCCTAAAGGCAGAGCAGAGGGTTTGTACAAGAAGTTTGTTGCGTTTGAGAAACAGTATGGTGATAAGGAAGGGATTGAGGACGCCATCGTTGGCAAGACAAGGTTTGAATATGAAGATGAAGTAAGGAAGAACCCTCTGAACTACGATTCATGGTTCGATTACCTTAGGCTAGAAGAGAGTGTAGGGAACAAAGATAGGATCAGAGAAATCTACGAGAGGGCCATTGCTAATGTTCCACCGGCAGAGGAGAAACGGTACTGGCAGAGATATATCTATCTTTGGATTAATTATGCACTCTTTGAAGAGCTTGAAACTGAAGATGTGGAGCGTACACGACTTGTATACAGAGAATGTCTCAAGCTTATCCCTCACGCCAAGGTTTCTTTTGCTAAAATATGGTTGCTCGCTGCACAGTTTGAGATAAGGCAATTGAATCTCACTGGTGCTCGGCGGATACTAGGTAATGCGATTGGAATAGCTCCAAAAGACAAGATATTCAAGAAATACATTGAGATGGAAGACGAGCTGGGAAACGTAGATAGGTGTAGAAAACTCTATCAACGGTATCTTGAATGGTCTCCTGAGAACTGCTATGCTTGGAGCAAGTTTGCTGAGTTAGAAAGCTCTCTAGCTGAAACAGAGCGAGCTAGAGCCATATTTGAACTTGCAATATCTCAGCCTGCTCTTGACATGCCTGAGCTGCTGTGGAAGGCATACATTGATTTTGAGATATCACAAGGGGAAGTAGAGAGGACACGAGCTTTATATGAGCGACTCTTGGACCGTACAAAGCATTACAAGGTCTGGATTAGTTTTGCAAAGTTTGAAGCGcaacaacaagaagatgatgttaCAGACTGCATTAGACGTGCCAGAGCAGTTTTCGACAGAGCCAACACGTATTACAAGGACTGCACACCGGATCTGAAAGAAGAACGTGCGTCACTATTGGAAGATTGGGTGAACATGGAGACGAGCTTTGGTAAGCTAGGAGATGTTGATCTCGTTAAACCAAAGCTCCCTAGGAAGCTCAAGAAGAGAAAGGCCATCACTACTGAAGACGGTTCTACAGAGTACGAAGAATACTTTGATTGTGTCTTCCCAGAAGAATCGCAGACTAAGAATCTCAAGCTTCTTGAGGCTGCGTATAAATGGAAGAAACAGAGGCTTGCTGCTGTTGCTTCATAA
- the LOC104756080 gene encoding developmentally-regulated G-protein 1: MGIIERIKEIEAEMARTQKNKATEYHLGQLKAKIAKLRTQLLEPPKGASGGGEGFEVTKYGHGRVALIGFPSVGKSTLLTMLTGTHSEAASYEFTTLTCIPGVIHYNDTKIQLLDLPGIIEGASEGKGRGRQVIAVAKSSDLVLMVLDASKSEGHRQILTKELEAVGLRLNKTPPQIYFKKKKTGGISFNTTAPLTHIDEKLCYQILHEYKIHNAEVLFRENATVDDFIDVIEGNRKYIKCVYVYNKIDVVGIDDVDRLSRQPHSIVISCNLKLNLDRLLARMWDEMGLVRVYSKPQGQQPDFDEPFVLSSDRGGCTVEDFCNHVHRTLVKDMKYALVWGTSTRHNPQNCGLSQHLEDEDVVQIVKKKERDEGGRGRFKSHSNAPARIADREKKAPLKQ; encoded by the exons ATGGGGATCATCGAAAGGATTAAGGAAATCGAGGCCGAGATGGCTCGGACGCAGAAGAATAAAGCTACAG AGTATCATCTTGGTCAGCTCAAGGCAAAGATTGCAAAGCTCAGGACACAACTCTTAGAGCCTCCGAAA GGTGCTAGTGGAGGTGGGGAAGGTTTTGAAGTTACCAAGTATGGTCATGGACGTGTTGCACTAATAGGATTTCCGAG TGTCGGAAAGTCCACGCTTTTGACTATGTTAACTGGAACTCATTCTGAAGCAGCCTCAtatgaatttacaacacttacATGCATCCCTGGCGTAATTCACTACAATGACACAAAGATTCAGCTTCTCGATCTTCCTGGGATTATCGAAGGTGCTTCGGAAGGAAAGGGGCGAGGAAGGCAG GTTATTGCTGTTGCAAAGTCTTCCGACCTTGTATTGATGGTTCTTGATGCCTCAAAG AGTGAAGGCCACAGGCAAATTCTGACTAAGGAACTTGAGGCTGTGGGCTTGCGGCTAAACAAAACTCCTCCACAG ATAtacttcaaaaagaaaaagactggTGGAATATCGTTCAACACTACAGCACCCTTGACTCACATTGATGAGAAGCTCTGTTATCAAATCCTGCACGAATACAAGATTCACAATGCTGAG GTGCTATTTCGTGAGAACGCCACAGTTGATGACTTTATCGATGTCATTGAAGGCAACCGCAAATATATTAAGTGTGTATATGTCTACAACAAAATAGATGTGGTTGGAATTGATGATGTGGATAGACTATCGCGGCAGCCACATTCCATTGTTATTAGCTGCAATCTAAAG CTAAACTTAGACAGACTACTTGCAAGGATGTGGGATGAAATGGGCCTTGTGAGAGTTTACTCGAAGCCGCAAGGCCAGCAACCAGATTTTGATGAGCCTTTTGTCCTCTCATCT GATCGAGGTGGCTGCACAGTGGAAGACTTCTGTAACCACGTCCACAGGACTCTCGTGAAGGATATGAAGTATGCACTCGTTTGGGGCACGAGCACGAGGCACAATCCTCAGAATTGTGGTCTTTCTCAACATCTTGAAGACGAAGATGTTGTTCAGATCGTCAAGAAAAAG GAGAGAGACGAAGGAGGAAGAGGGCGGTTCAAGTCACACTCAAACGCCCCTGCTAGAATTGCAGACCGAGAGAAGAAAGCTCCTCTCAAGCAATAA
- the LOC104756079 gene encoding uncharacterized protein LOC104756079, with product MSLFRQSRACPSPSGRVLTHHGSRKSSPGWNWHEDVGTFSRKSSESSVVSEYEAVKVRKNNLTSTRVLARPPLLLPPVSSGMSYDSLYDETSTSSTSQSPVAFSSSVLDGGGYYRKPSYMSLTQCTQAKQRQSGLSCNGNARRSAGSNQCTDLYPPGILTGRHVWAKSQRS from the coding sequence ATGAGTTTGTTTCGGCAGTCGAGGGCGTGTCCAAGTCCAAGCGGAAGAGTGCTTACACATCATGGTTCGCGCAAGAGCAGTCCTGGTTGGAACTGGCATGAAGATGTAGGGACATTTTCAAGGAAAAGTAGTGAGAGCAGTGTAGTATCTGAATATGAGGCTGTAAAAGTCAGGAAGAACAATCTAACTTCAACTAGAGTTCTTGCTAGAcctccacttcttcttcctccggttTCGTCAGGCATGAGCTATGATTCTTTATACGATGAGACATCAACGTCGTCAACATCTCAATCACCAGTTGCATTCTCTAGCAGTGTTCTTGATGGTGGTGGATACTATCGAAAGCCAAGCTACATGAGCCTGACACAATGTACTCAAGCCAAGCAGAGACAATCAGGATTATCTTGCAATGGAAATGCAAGACGCAGTGCTGGTTCAAACCAGTGTACTGATCTATACCCACCAGGGATACTAACAGGAAGACATGTCTGGGCCAAGAGCCAGCGAAGCTAA
- the LOC104756081 gene encoding protein IQ-DOMAIN 14-like isoform X2 — MGGSGNWIRSLISNRKHVDDQDKLSEKSSKKKWKLWRLSSESFTSSSFKSRASYGASSLGSEPPSFSADEAFTTAMAALIRAPPKDFLLVKREWASTRIQAAFRAFLARQAFRALKAVVRIQAIFRGRQVRKQAAVTLRCMQALVRVQSRVRAHRRAPSDSVELKDPVKQTEKGWCSSPKSVKEVKTKLQMRQEGAIKRERAMVYALTHQSRACPSPSGRVLTHHGSRKSSPGWNWHEDVGTFSRKSSESSVVSEYEAVKVRKNNLTSTRVLARPPLLLPPVSSGMSYDSLYDETSTSSTSQSPVAFSSSVLDGGGYYRKPSYMSLTQCTQAKQRQSGLSCNGDARRSAGSNQCTDLYPPGILTGRHVWAKSQRS; from the exons ATGGGTGGATCAGGAAATTGGATTAGATCACTAATATCTAATAGAAAACACGTAGATGATCAG GATAAGTTAAGTGAGAAGAGCAGCAAGAAGAAATGGAAGCTCTGGAGGCTTTCATCGGAGAGcttcacatcttcttctttcaagagCCGAGCAAGCTATGGTGCTTCTTCGTTAGGCTCCGAGCCACCTTCTTTCTCAGCCGACGAGGCTTTTACTACTGCCATGGCAGCTCTCATTCGAGCTCCTCCTAAGGATTTCTTGCTTGTTAAGCGAGAATGGGCTTCAACAAGAATTCAAGCTGCTTTTCGTGCTTTCCTG gcAAGACAGGCGTTTAGAGCTCTGAAGGCTGTAGTGAGAATTCAGGCAATATTTCGTGGCAGACAAGTTAGGAAACAAGCAGCTGTTACACTAAGGTGTATGCAAGCTCTTGTTCGTGTCCAGTCTCGTGTAAGAGCTCATCGTAGAGCGCCTTCAGATTCAGTTGAGCTAAAAGATCCTGTAAAGCAGACCGAg AAGGGTTGGTGTAGTAGCCCCAAAAGTGTAAAGGAAGTGAAAACGAAGTTACAGATGAGGCAAGAAGGAGCTATCAAGAGGGAGAGAGCTATGGTTTATGCTCTCACACATCAG TCGAGGGCGTGTCCAAGTCCAAGCGGAAGAGTGCTTACACATCATGGTTCGCGCAAGAGCAGTCCTGGTTGGAACTGGCATGAAGATGTAGGGACATTTTCAAGGAAAAGTAGTGAGAGCAGTGTAGTATCTGAATATGAGGCTGTAAAAGTCAGGAAGAACAATCTAACTTCAACTAGAGTTCTTGCTAGAcctccacttcttcttcctccggttTCGTCAGGCATGAGCTATGATTCTTTATACGATGAGACATCAACGTCGTCAACATCTCAATCACCAGTTGCATTCTCTAGCAGTGTTCTTGATGGTGGTGGATACTATCGAAAGCCAAGCTACATGAGCCTGACACAATGTACTCAAGCCAAGCAGAGACAATCAGGATTATCTTGCAATGGAGATGCAAGACGCAGTGCTGGTTCAAACCAGTGTACTGATCTATACCCACCAGGGATACTAACAGGAAGACATGTCTGGGCCAAGAGCCAGCGAAGCTAA
- the LOC104756081 gene encoding protein IQ-DOMAIN 14-like isoform X1 translates to MGGSGNWIRSLISNRKHVDDQQDKLSEKSSKKKWKLWRLSSESFTSSSFKSRASYGASSLGSEPPSFSADEAFTTAMAALIRAPPKDFLLVKREWASTRIQAAFRAFLARQAFRALKAVVRIQAIFRGRQVRKQAAVTLRCMQALVRVQSRVRAHRRAPSDSVELKDPVKQTEKGWCSSPKSVKEVKTKLQMRQEGAIKRERAMVYALTHQSRACPSPSGRVLTHHGSRKSSPGWNWHEDVGTFSRKSSESSVVSEYEAVKVRKNNLTSTRVLARPPLLLPPVSSGMSYDSLYDETSTSSTSQSPVAFSSSVLDGGGYYRKPSYMSLTQCTQAKQRQSGLSCNGDARRSAGSNQCTDLYPPGILTGRHVWAKSQRS, encoded by the exons ATGGGTGGATCAGGAAATTGGATTAGATCACTAATATCTAATAGAAAACACGTAGATGATCAG CAGGATAAGTTAAGTGAGAAGAGCAGCAAGAAGAAATGGAAGCTCTGGAGGCTTTCATCGGAGAGcttcacatcttcttctttcaagagCCGAGCAAGCTATGGTGCTTCTTCGTTAGGCTCCGAGCCACCTTCTTTCTCAGCCGACGAGGCTTTTACTACTGCCATGGCAGCTCTCATTCGAGCTCCTCCTAAGGATTTCTTGCTTGTTAAGCGAGAATGGGCTTCAACAAGAATTCAAGCTGCTTTTCGTGCTTTCCTG gcAAGACAGGCGTTTAGAGCTCTGAAGGCTGTAGTGAGAATTCAGGCAATATTTCGTGGCAGACAAGTTAGGAAACAAGCAGCTGTTACACTAAGGTGTATGCAAGCTCTTGTTCGTGTCCAGTCTCGTGTAAGAGCTCATCGTAGAGCGCCTTCAGATTCAGTTGAGCTAAAAGATCCTGTAAAGCAGACCGAg AAGGGTTGGTGTAGTAGCCCCAAAAGTGTAAAGGAAGTGAAAACGAAGTTACAGATGAGGCAAGAAGGAGCTATCAAGAGGGAGAGAGCTATGGTTTATGCTCTCACACATCAG TCGAGGGCGTGTCCAAGTCCAAGCGGAAGAGTGCTTACACATCATGGTTCGCGCAAGAGCAGTCCTGGTTGGAACTGGCATGAAGATGTAGGGACATTTTCAAGGAAAAGTAGTGAGAGCAGTGTAGTATCTGAATATGAGGCTGTAAAAGTCAGGAAGAACAATCTAACTTCAACTAGAGTTCTTGCTAGAcctccacttcttcttcctccggttTCGTCAGGCATGAGCTATGATTCTTTATACGATGAGACATCAACGTCGTCAACATCTCAATCACCAGTTGCATTCTCTAGCAGTGTTCTTGATGGTGGTGGATACTATCGAAAGCCAAGCTACATGAGCCTGACACAATGTACTCAAGCCAAGCAGAGACAATCAGGATTATCTTGCAATGGAGATGCAAGACGCAGTGCTGGTTCAAACCAGTGTACTGATCTATACCCACCAGGGATACTAACAGGAAGACATGTCTGGGCCAAGAGCCAGCGAAGCTAA
- the LOC109130218 gene encoding uncharacterized protein LOC109130218, translated as MADPKQSSLSEEKTNVIGSRKEEKESMFHGKETHGTSEDIDEKTRVDDVKGPGVLGRMKEEVEAIVDAVTPTKSSDK; from the exons ATGGCGGATCCAAAACAGAGCTCTCTTTCTG aGGAGAAGACAAATGTGATTGGAAGcaggaaagaagagaaagaatcgATGTTTCATGGGAAGGAGACTCATGGAACAAGTGAAGACATTGATGAGAAGACAAGAGTGGATGATGTTAAAGGACCTGGTGTTCTCGGCCGGATGAAGGAAGAGGTTGAAGCCATTGTTGATGCAGTTACTCCTACGAAAAGTTCAGACAAGTGA